One Papaver somniferum cultivar HN1 chromosome 10, ASM357369v1, whole genome shotgun sequence genomic window carries:
- the LOC113317182 gene encoding putative F-box protein At1g32420 — protein sequence MRTINFTPPFATSGYTFFGSINGLVCLSGYHDRSVCICNPVTKEYVKLPKFSRDSDSDQYFPWARGFGYLPLTNEYKFVESIRLKTDLSIVEVGVYTFGSGNGWRNVGRFDLKCGDTLIDNGVFVNGALYWVNKTGGVVFVFDLTEEKFREQISPHPKPTGWWHGYSIGVLGGALYYAIEHGYQLNESTSDIWLLKGKNDSHDMKEQVHQETLGWSHEFSYPEKKTIFLGKGWRCFTFLLLVSWHL from the coding sequence ATGAGAACGATCAATTTCACCCCTCCATTTGCAACTTCTGGTTATACCTTTTTTGGTTCAATTAATGGTTTGGTCTGTTTATCTGGATACCATGATAGATCTGTTTGTATTTGTAATCCGGTGACAAAAGAATATGTTAAGCTACCAAAATTTAGCAGAGATTCCGACTCGGATCAGTATTTTCCTTGGGCGAGAGGGTTTGGTTACCTTCCTTTAACTAATGAGTATAAATTTGTTGAAAGTATTAGGTTAAAAACAGACCTCAGTATTGTCGAGGTTGGGGTGTACACTTTTGGCAGTGGCAATGGGTGGAGAAATGTTGGGAGGTTTGATCTCAAGTGTGGTGATACGCTTATCGATAATGGTGTCTTTGTGAATGGAGCGCTGTATTGGGTTAATAAAACTGGTggagttgtttttgtttttgatttgactgAGGAAAAGTTTCGTGAACAGATTTCACCACATCCTAAGCCAACAGGTTGGTGGCATGGATATTCTATAGGGGTTCTGGGTGGGGCTTTATACTATGCTATTGAACATGGCTATCAGTTGAACGAAAGCACATCTGACATCTGGCTACTGAAAGGGAAGAACGATAGTCATGACATGAAAGAGCAGGTGCATCAAGAGACATTGGGTTGGAGTCATGAGTTCAGTTATCCAGAAAAAAAAACCATTTTCCTTGGTAAAGGGTGGCGGTgttttacatttttattattggtCTCTTGGCATTTATGA